Proteins from one Amycolatopsis benzoatilytica AK 16/65 genomic window:
- a CDS encoding SDR family oxidoreductase, which produces MILVTGATGNVGRRVVERLLAAGHPLRAVTREPSRANLPAGVEAVAADLADPETLRPHLAGVRAVFLIWPFTDPAVTARLAPRVAEVFAAAGGPRVVYVSAASAGEDPDSFWAVVERAVAASGVPWTMLRPTGIATNALGWASSIRAGGVVRWPYGGAARSLVHEDDIAAVAVEALTSARHDRKTYVLTGPRTVTQAEQVRIIGEAVGRETKWLETSAEAVRPMLAGAMGSPEFADSALAGWARLTTEPEPVTGDVQAVLGRPARTFEQWAADHTADFS; this is translated from the coding sequence ATGATTCTGGTGACCGGCGCGACCGGAAACGTCGGACGGCGAGTGGTGGAGCGGCTGCTGGCCGCGGGGCACCCGCTGCGTGCGGTGACCCGCGAGCCGAGCCGCGCGAACCTGCCTGCGGGCGTCGAGGCCGTAGCTGCCGATCTGGCTGACCCGGAGACGCTGCGGCCGCATCTGGCGGGCGTGCGGGCGGTGTTCCTGATCTGGCCCTTCACCGACCCGGCGGTCACCGCGCGACTCGCTCCTCGGGTCGCGGAGGTGTTCGCCGCCGCAGGCGGGCCTCGGGTCGTCTACGTGTCGGCGGCTTCGGCGGGGGAGGACCCGGACTCCTTCTGGGCGGTGGTGGAGCGCGCCGTCGCCGCCTCCGGTGTTCCGTGGACGATGCTGCGCCCCACCGGGATCGCCACGAACGCGCTCGGCTGGGCCAGTTCGATCCGCGCCGGGGGAGTGGTGCGGTGGCCCTACGGTGGCGCTGCCCGGTCACTGGTGCACGAGGACGACATCGCGGCAGTGGCGGTGGAGGCGTTGACCAGCGCCCGGCACGACCGGAAGACCTACGTCCTCACCGGCCCTCGGACGGTCACTCAGGCTGAGCAGGTCCGCATCATCGGGGAAGCGGTCGGTCGTGAGACGAAGTGGCTCGAGACGTCCGCCGAAGCGGTCCGTCCGATGCTGGCGGGGGCGATGGGCAGCCCGGAATTCGCGGATTCCGCGCTCGCCGGGTGGGCACGGCTCACGACGGAGCCGGAGCCGGTAACGGGTGACGTCCAGGCGGTGCTCGGCAGGCCGGCGCGAACGTTCGAGCAATGGGCCGCCGACCACACAGCTGACTTCTCCTAA
- a CDS encoding malate dehydrogenase yields MTQAPVNVTVTGAAGQIGYALLFRIASGQLLGSDTPVKLRLLEIPQAVKAAEGTAMELDDGAFPLLAGIDIFDDPKQAFSGTNIGLLVGARPRSKGMERGDLLEANGGIFKPQGEAINAGAADDIRVLVVGNPANTNALIAQSHAPDVPAERFTAMTRLDHNRALAQLAKKLNVAVTDLKKVAIWGNHSATQYPSVQHAEVNGKNVAETINDQAWLADTFIPTVAKRGAAIIEARGLSSAASAASAAIDHVYTWVNGTAEGDWTSAGVVSDGSYGVPEGLISSFPVTAKDGKYEIVQGLEIDEFSRPRVDASVAELAEERDAVRKLGLI; encoded by the coding sequence ATGACCCAAGCCCCTGTCAACGTCACCGTCACCGGTGCGGCCGGCCAGATCGGCTACGCGCTGCTGTTCCGCATCGCGTCCGGTCAGCTGCTCGGCTCCGACACTCCGGTGAAGCTGCGGCTCCTGGAAATCCCCCAGGCGGTCAAGGCGGCTGAGGGCACCGCGATGGAACTCGACGACGGCGCGTTCCCGCTGCTGGCCGGCATCGACATCTTCGACGACCCGAAGCAGGCTTTCTCCGGCACGAACATCGGCCTGCTGGTCGGCGCCCGCCCGCGCAGCAAGGGCATGGAGCGCGGCGACCTCCTCGAGGCCAACGGCGGCATCTTCAAACCGCAGGGCGAGGCCATCAACGCCGGCGCGGCCGACGACATCCGCGTGCTCGTGGTCGGCAACCCGGCCAACACCAACGCGCTGATCGCCCAGTCGCACGCCCCCGACGTGCCCGCCGAGCGCTTCACCGCGATGACCCGCCTCGACCACAACCGCGCGCTGGCCCAGCTGGCCAAGAAGCTGAACGTGGCCGTCACCGACCTCAAGAAGGTCGCGATCTGGGGCAACCACTCCGCCACCCAGTACCCGTCGGTCCAGCACGCCGAGGTCAACGGCAAGAACGTCGCCGAGACCATCAACGACCAGGCATGGCTGGCCGACACCTTCATCCCGACCGTCGCCAAGCGCGGCGCCGCGATCATCGAGGCCCGCGGCCTCTCCTCGGCTGCCTCCGCCGCCTCGGCCGCCATCGACCACGTCTACACCTGGGTCAACGGCACCGCCGAAGGCGACTGGACCTCCGCCGGCGTCGTCTCCGACGGTTCCTACGGCGTCCCGGAAGGCCTCATCTCGTCCTTCCCGGTCACCGCCAAGGACGGCAAGTACGAGATCGTCCAGGGCCTGGAGATCGACGAGTTCTCCCGCCCCCGCGTCGACGCCTCGGTGGCCGAATTGGCCGAGGAGCGCGACGCGGTCCGCAAGCTGGGCCTCATCTGA
- a CDS encoding MarR family winged helix-turn-helix transcriptional regulator has product MPRPATPPIGVHLARTAKTAGQAFDRALAEVGGSQPVWQILIALKTRRHASQRELAEAVGVQGATLTHHLNGMETAGLITRARDPENRRVHQVELTEHGERVFHRLADAAIAHDKRLRAGFTDEEIATLASLLTRLAENVTQTAPESDWTHPDDTRR; this is encoded by the coding sequence GTGCCCCGCCCCGCCACGCCGCCGATCGGCGTCCACCTCGCCCGCACCGCCAAAACCGCGGGACAGGCATTCGACCGCGCCCTCGCCGAAGTCGGCGGCTCCCAGCCGGTGTGGCAGATCCTCATCGCCCTCAAAACCCGGCGGCACGCCAGCCAGCGCGAACTCGCCGAAGCCGTCGGCGTCCAGGGTGCCACCCTCACCCACCACCTCAACGGCATGGAGACCGCCGGCCTGATCACTCGCGCCCGCGACCCGGAAAACCGCCGGGTGCACCAGGTCGAGCTCACCGAGCACGGCGAACGCGTCTTCCACCGCCTCGCCGACGCCGCCATCGCGCACGACAAACGCCTCCGAGCCGGCTTCACCGACGAAGAAATCGCCACCCTGGCCAGCCTGCTCACCCGGCTCGCGGAAAACGTGACGCAGACCGCCCCGGAGAGTGACTGGACGCACCCGGACGACACCCGCCGGTAG
- a CDS encoding nuclear transport factor 2 family protein — protein MTAGEIVELGRNWAAAEVAGDPDALAGMVADEFRLVGPLGFVLDREQWLDRYRSGALATQRLDWREVDVRVHGDTAIAIGVHDQEATHQGNRVDGTFRATHVLVRGGGGWRLAGMHLSPLGAPPAFAG, from the coding sequence ATGACTGCTGGAGAGATCGTTGAGCTGGGCCGGAACTGGGCAGCCGCCGAAGTCGCGGGCGACCCGGACGCGCTGGCCGGGATGGTCGCCGACGAGTTCCGGCTCGTCGGCCCGCTCGGGTTCGTGCTCGACCGGGAGCAATGGCTGGACCGCTATCGCTCCGGCGCGCTGGCGACACAGCGGCTGGACTGGCGCGAGGTCGACGTCCGGGTGCACGGCGACACCGCGATCGCGATCGGCGTGCACGACCAGGAAGCGACCCATCAGGGCAACCGGGTGGACGGTACGTTCCGCGCGACGCACGTGCTCGTCCGCGGCGGAGGCGGCTGGCGGCTCGCCGGGATGCATCTCAGTCCGCTCGGGGCGCCACCGGCGTTCGCCGGCTGA
- a CDS encoding DUF4360 domain-containing protein, with product MLTTMAAALLTLSSTISPHSWPQNPPPDKIIIDVATVNGTGCPPGSAAVAVAPDNTAFTVTYSQYTAQVGVGARPTDFRKNCQIALRVHVPQGFTYGIASADYRGFAHLEAGANGLERANYYFQGNSPTADVSHPLTGFYDDDWQFSDSTDVGAIVYEPCGEERNLNINTELRAYAGTSDPAKTTSFVTMDSTDGGVQTVYHFSWKTCP from the coding sequence ATGCTCACCACGATGGCCGCTGCCCTGCTCACACTTTCCTCGACGATTTCCCCGCATTCCTGGCCGCAGAATCCGCCACCGGACAAAATTATCATCGACGTCGCGACCGTGAATGGGACCGGGTGCCCGCCGGGTTCCGCGGCGGTCGCGGTCGCGCCCGACAACACTGCCTTCACGGTCACCTACAGCCAGTACACCGCGCAGGTCGGCGTCGGCGCGCGGCCGACGGACTTCCGCAAGAACTGTCAGATCGCCCTTCGCGTGCACGTGCCGCAGGGGTTCACCTACGGAATCGCCTCGGCGGACTATCGCGGGTTCGCGCATCTCGAAGCCGGCGCGAACGGCCTGGAGCGGGCGAACTACTATTTCCAGGGGAATTCGCCGACCGCCGATGTGAGTCATCCGCTTACCGGGTTCTATGACGACGACTGGCAGTTCTCGGATTCGACGGACGTCGGTGCCATCGTCTACGAACCCTGCGGGGAGGAACGCAACCTGAACATCAATACGGAGTTGCGGGCGTATGCCGGGACCTCCGACCCGGCGAAGACGACCAGCTTTGTGACGATGGACTCGACCGACGGCGGCGTCCAGACCGTGTACCACTTCTCCTGGAAGACCTGCCCGTAA
- a CDS encoding FUSC family protein has protein sequence MITDLRNAFFDRLAAADPGLVRLRLAASAVLGIVIAVLATLPLHFPLTTTLVAAISAMMCAFTINDATHGGQAVTLGLALLVGAASITVACVGSAYAPLDSIIFVLLIFVAVYVQRFGARGVALGSIAFFLFFFPMFLQARLAQVPHLLIALAIGVSANAVVRFALLRHNAATELIRYRQAFRLRLGAVVRSAAAYISSSGSERSTRQIRTSMERLHEVVLLIEDHAPDVVDQRRADLLRRRVIEVELAVQWLVITVRKTCSQPMPPGVADDLVARLARLRSLMERDPRELPLISETGEYSRMLVEGSRIDERAHPGDGVRRAIAELAVADDRAQRIASHQADVDFAEGEADEDEPAKVFAWDNQTRGAIQAVLGGGLAVLAGQLISPQRWYWAVLTVFVVFIGTSSAGARFVKGVRRTGGTLLGIVGGVALALLVSGNTPAILTLLLVCVFGMVYTARVSQFLMAFFVTSMLGLLYSLLGTFSIEVLWIRVAETAVGAACGLLAAIVVLPVRTRAVMLDDIAIALDELHEFVASAATLLSGRENVNIIEMSRDLDRAVEHVRLTIEPLTHPINLRSARRDYGWHVLTTLEGIAFRARHVAARAQPGQLDGPVSERLDQFAGRIIANVDLVHEAVSAPGSTRDRKLVRDDGTPVADRIDEAETRAVLSSMSHLDEGLIALGRVLGVGAQDPPPHS, from the coding sequence ATGATCACCGATCTGCGCAACGCGTTCTTCGACCGGCTGGCCGCGGCCGACCCGGGATTGGTCCGGCTGCGGCTCGCCGCGTCGGCGGTGCTTGGCATCGTCATCGCCGTGCTGGCGACGCTGCCGCTGCACTTCCCGCTCACCACCACGCTCGTCGCGGCGATCTCGGCGATGATGTGCGCGTTCACCATCAACGACGCGACCCACGGCGGCCAGGCGGTCACCCTGGGCCTCGCACTGCTCGTCGGGGCGGCGTCGATCACGGTGGCCTGCGTCGGGTCCGCGTACGCGCCGCTGGACAGCATCATCTTCGTGCTGTTGATCTTCGTCGCGGTGTACGTGCAGCGCTTCGGCGCGCGCGGCGTCGCGCTCGGGTCGATCGCGTTCTTCCTGTTCTTCTTCCCGATGTTCCTGCAGGCGCGTCTCGCGCAGGTGCCGCACCTGCTGATCGCGCTCGCGATCGGTGTCTCGGCGAACGCGGTCGTGCGGTTCGCGCTGCTGCGGCACAACGCCGCGACCGAGCTGATCCGCTACCGCCAGGCGTTCCGGCTGCGGCTCGGCGCGGTAGTGCGCTCGGCCGCTGCGTACATCTCCTCCAGCGGCTCGGAACGCAGCACCCGGCAGATCCGGACCTCGATGGAGCGCCTGCACGAGGTGGTGCTGCTGATCGAGGACCACGCGCCGGACGTGGTCGACCAGCGCCGCGCGGACCTGCTGCGCCGCCGGGTGATCGAGGTGGAACTGGCCGTGCAGTGGCTGGTGATCACCGTGCGGAAGACCTGTTCGCAGCCGATGCCGCCGGGCGTCGCGGACGATCTGGTCGCACGGCTGGCGCGGCTGCGCTCGCTGATGGAACGCGATCCGCGCGAGCTCCCGCTGATCAGCGAGACCGGCGAGTACAGCCGGATGCTGGTGGAGGGCAGCCGGATCGACGAGCGCGCGCATCCCGGCGACGGGGTGCGGCGGGCGATCGCCGAACTCGCCGTCGCCGACGACCGCGCGCAGCGGATCGCCAGCCACCAGGCGGACGTGGACTTCGCCGAAGGCGAGGCGGACGAGGACGAACCGGCCAAGGTGTTCGCTTGGGACAACCAGACGCGCGGCGCCATCCAGGCGGTGCTCGGCGGCGGGCTCGCGGTGCTGGCCGGGCAGCTGATCTCGCCGCAGCGCTGGTACTGGGCGGTGCTGACGGTATTCGTCGTGTTCATCGGCACCTCCAGCGCCGGCGCCCGGTTCGTGAAGGGGGTCCGGCGCACCGGCGGGACTCTGCTGGGCATCGTCGGCGGCGTCGCGCTCGCGCTGCTGGTCAGCGGGAACACCCCGGCGATCCTGACGCTCCTGCTGGTCTGCGTGTTCGGCATGGTCTACACCGCGCGGGTGTCGCAGTTCCTGATGGCGTTCTTCGTGACGAGCATGCTCGGCCTGCTCTACAGCCTGCTCGGCACGTTCAGCATCGAGGTGCTGTGGATCCGGGTCGCGGAGACCGCGGTCGGGGCGGCGTGCGGGCTGCTCGCCGCGATCGTGGTCCTGCCGGTGCGCACCCGCGCGGTGATGCTCGACGACATCGCGATCGCACTGGACGAACTCCACGAGTTCGTGGCGTCCGCGGCGACACTGCTGTCCGGGCGGGAGAACGTGAACATCATCGAGATGTCACGCGACCTGGACCGGGCGGTCGAGCACGTGCGGCTGACCATCGAGCCGCTGACCCACCCGATCAACCTGCGCAGCGCCCGCCGCGACTACGGCTGGCACGTGCTGACCACGCTCGAAGGCATCGCGTTCCGGGCCCGGCACGTCGCGGCCCGAGCGCAGCCCGGCCAGCTCGACGGCCCGGTCTCCGAGCGACTGGACCAGTTCGCCGGCCGGATCATCGCGAACGTCGACCTCGTGCACGAAGCGGTGAGCGCACCGGGCAGCACCCGCGATCGCAAGCTGGTCCGCGACGACGGGACACCGGTCGCCGACCGGATCGACGAGGCGGAGACCCGCGCCGTGCTGTCCAGCATGAGCCACCTGGACGAGGGGCTGATCGCGCTCGGGAGGGTGCTGGGGGTCGGGGCGCAGGACCCGCCGCCGCACAGTTGA
- a CDS encoding GH92 family glycosyl hydrolase: MTTAAFFSSFEAGDPQPVSPALAVDSGPRRSPTAKTGVGFTGAKALRYSAGPPAVLFEVDIPVAAHSALSYVVFPASDGPVPTYRSTRVALDLEFADGTRAGFSAAEQGEAKTLYVDQWNLVRRSLAAFAGKRVRRIVLRTDLAGTAVGWLDDVRLADEPPAEKSLPDRVRTTRGTHSSSRFSRGNTFPATAVPHGFAFWTPITDARALNWFYSYHRHNDAENRPRLQAFGVSHQPSPWMGDRHTFHLMPGTGPVEPDRVRRSLPFRHADELDRPHHYGVRFGNGITVDLAPADHAAIFRFAFPTGNNWLLFDNARNRGGIRLNPDNGVLTGHAWVRSVHSAGARRMFVYAETDQRPTGGGRLRRPFWRTVTGWLEFADTEVTLRIATSLISLAQAKRNLELEIPRGTAFEQVRDEAKARWQEVLGRVELEGASEDALTTFYSNLYRLFLYPNAAHENTPHGVRHASPVARSFRASTRRRTGAKVVDGELYVNNGFWDTYRTAWPAYALLAPRQCGRMIDGFVQQYREGGWIARWSSPGYADLMTGTSSDVAFADAYLKGVRNFDVEAAYDAALKNATVAPPRRGVGRKGLDRSPYLGYTPTSTRGGLSWALEGCLNDAGLANLSDALGFADNALYLRQRAQHYRNHFDRRIGFFQGRTPHGGWRTPAAEFDPRVWGPDYVETNAWNTAFSVPHDGPGLAALHGGPAALEAKLDEFFRLAETGQDRRIHEMTEARDVRMGQYGHSNQPSHHIPFVYAFAGAHAKLQRTVREVLRRLYLGSELGQGYPGDEDNGEMSAWYVFTALGLYPLAVGSPRYTACAPLFRSATVHLDDGKDLVIRAPRAATADDEADTPYVHGLTVDGEPHPSATLAHAVLARGAVLEFDVRSEPGSWGGGPVTPVEPAPLSDLDGSVHSPDGPAVALVDDTSRSQAVFRTRCPAVTFTVTGEPREVVLYTLTSGSRGGDPRDWVLEGSDDGQHWRTLDERAGEVFRWRRQLRPFALAAPAACRHYRLRVRASSGRRVALAQWELLAR, encoded by the coding sequence GTGACCACGGCTGCGTTCTTCTCCTCGTTCGAAGCGGGCGATCCGCAGCCGGTCTCGCCGGCGTTGGCGGTGGACTCCGGGCCGCGGCGGTCGCCGACCGCGAAGACCGGCGTCGGGTTCACCGGGGCGAAGGCGTTGCGGTATTCGGCGGGGCCGCCGGCGGTGCTGTTCGAAGTGGACATTCCGGTCGCCGCCCACAGTGCGCTGTCGTATGTGGTGTTCCCGGCTTCCGACGGGCCGGTGCCGACCTACCGCAGCACCCGGGTCGCGCTGGACCTCGAGTTCGCCGACGGGACCCGGGCCGGGTTCTCCGCCGCCGAGCAGGGCGAGGCGAAGACGCTGTACGTGGACCAGTGGAACCTGGTCCGCCGCTCGCTGGCCGCGTTCGCCGGGAAGCGAGTTCGCCGGATCGTCCTGCGCACCGACCTGGCGGGCACCGCGGTCGGCTGGCTGGACGACGTCCGCCTCGCCGACGAACCGCCCGCCGAGAAGTCGTTGCCCGACCGGGTGCGCACCACTCGCGGCACGCATTCCAGCAGCCGGTTCTCCCGCGGCAACACCTTCCCGGCCACCGCCGTCCCGCACGGCTTCGCCTTCTGGACGCCGATCACCGACGCCCGGGCGCTGAACTGGTTCTACTCCTACCACCGCCACAACGACGCCGAGAACCGCCCGCGCTTGCAGGCGTTCGGCGTGAGCCACCAGCCGAGCCCGTGGATGGGCGATCGGCACACCTTCCATTTGATGCCCGGCACCGGACCGGTCGAACCGGACCGGGTCCGCCGGTCGCTCCCGTTCCGCCATGCCGACGAACTGGACCGCCCGCACCACTACGGCGTCCGCTTCGGCAACGGCATCACCGTTGACCTGGCACCGGCCGACCACGCGGCAATCTTCCGCTTCGCCTTTCCCACCGGGAACAACTGGCTCCTGTTCGACAATGCCCGCAACCGCGGCGGCATCCGGCTCAACCCGGACAACGGCGTGCTCACCGGCCACGCCTGGGTGCGCAGCGTCCACTCGGCCGGGGCACGCCGGATGTTCGTCTACGCCGAGACCGACCAGCGCCCGACCGGCGGCGGCCGGCTCCGCCGCCCGTTCTGGCGGACCGTCACCGGCTGGCTGGAGTTCGCCGACACCGAGGTCACGCTGCGCATCGCGACGTCCCTGATCAGCCTCGCCCAGGCGAAACGCAACCTGGAACTGGAAATCCCGCGCGGCACCGCATTCGAGCAGGTCCGCGACGAGGCCAAGGCGCGCTGGCAGGAAGTACTCGGCCGGGTGGAACTGGAGGGCGCGTCCGAAGACGCGCTCACCACCTTCTACTCCAACCTGTACCGGCTCTTCCTCTACCCGAACGCCGCCCACGAGAACACGCCGCACGGCGTGCGTCATGCCAGCCCGGTCGCCCGCAGCTTCCGGGCGAGCACCCGCCGCCGCACCGGCGCCAAGGTCGTCGACGGGGAGCTGTATGTCAACAACGGCTTCTGGGACACCTACCGCACTGCCTGGCCCGCGTACGCGCTTCTCGCGCCTCGCCAGTGCGGCCGGATGATCGACGGTTTCGTGCAGCAGTACCGCGAAGGCGGCTGGATCGCGCGGTGGTCCTCCCCCGGCTACGCCGATCTGATGACCGGCACCAGCTCGGATGTCGCGTTCGCCGACGCCTACCTCAAGGGCGTCCGGAACTTCGACGTCGAAGCCGCCTACGACGCGGCGCTCAAGAACGCCACCGTCGCTCCGCCGCGCCGGGGTGTCGGCCGCAAGGGACTCGACCGTTCCCCCTACCTCGGCTACACGCCGACCTCCACCCGCGGCGGCCTGTCCTGGGCGCTGGAAGGCTGCCTCAACGATGCCGGCCTCGCGAACCTTTCGGACGCGCTCGGCTTCGCCGACAACGCGCTCTACCTCCGCCAACGCGCCCAGCACTACCGCAATCACTTCGACCGGCGGATCGGTTTCTTCCAGGGCCGCACCCCGCACGGCGGCTGGCGCACCCCGGCGGCGGAATTCGACCCCCGGGTGTGGGGCCCGGACTACGTCGAGACGAATGCCTGGAACACCGCGTTCTCCGTCCCGCACGACGGCCCCGGCCTGGCCGCGCTGCACGGCGGCCCGGCCGCGCTGGAGGCGAAGCTGGACGAGTTCTTCCGGCTCGCGGAGACCGGCCAGGACCGCCGTATCCACGAAATGACCGAGGCCAGGGACGTGCGGATGGGCCAGTACGGCCACTCCAACCAGCCCTCGCACCACATCCCGTTCGTCTACGCGTTCGCCGGCGCGCACGCAAAACTGCAGCGCACGGTCCGCGAGGTGCTGCGCCGGCTGTACCTCGGCAGCGAGCTGGGCCAGGGCTATCCCGGGGACGAGGACAACGGCGAGATGTCGGCCTGGTATGTCTTCACCGCCCTCGGTCTCTATCCGCTGGCCGTCGGCAGCCCGCGGTACACGGCGTGCGCGCCGCTGTTCCGCTCCGCCACCGTGCACCTGGACGACGGAAAGGACCTGGTGATCCGAGCACCCCGCGCAGCGACCGCCGACGACGAGGCCGACACGCCGTACGTGCACGGCCTGACCGTCGACGGCGAACCGCATCCGTCGGCCACCCTCGCGCACGCGGTCCTCGCGCGCGGCGCGGTGCTGGAGTTCGACGTCCGTTCCGAGCCCGGCAGCTGGGGCGGCGGACCGGTCACCCCGGTCGAGCCCGCCCCGCTGTCCGACCTCGACGGCTCCGTGCACAGCCCCGACGGCCCGGCGGTGGCACTGGTCGACGACACCAGCCGAAGCCAAGCCGTTTTCCGCACCCGGTGCCCGGCCGTCACCTTCACGGTGACCGGCGAGCCGCGCGAAGTCGTCCTCTACACGCTCACGTCCGGCTCACGCGGCGGCGATCCGAGGGACTGGGTGCTGGAAGGCTCCGACGACGGGCAACACTGGCGGACGCTGGACGAACGCGCCGGCGAGGTGTTCCGCTGGCGACGGCAGCTCCGTCCGTTCGCGCTCGCCGCGCCTGCCGCGTGCCGGCACTACCGGCTGCGGGTCCGTGCCTCGTCCGGGCGGCGCGTCGCCCTCGCCCAGTGGGAGCTGCTCGCCCGATGA